One window of Helicobacter winghamensis ATCC BAA-430 genomic DNA carries:
- a CDS encoding SH3 domain-containing protein produces the protein MLRFAIFCMSFGALVLMLEYFFGVKKLESQMMKQSQIPQEKPCFYVKVNTLNVRQAPNIQAQILQTLSKDTKVCEYFGVENGFLRLSSGYVSAEYLSLKRMEKSKVTNISIPKKESKILLTSTQKMPQKDNLQLARLAISNQDYTKAKTLALKINQENPKNIESWEIFTKALYLEGNKNEAMLILQKILAQSPNKTLLELLEQMRKGERI, from the coding sequence ATGTTGCGCTTTGCTATTTTTTGTATGAGTTTTGGAGCTTTGGTGCTGATGCTAGAGTATTTTTTTGGAGTTAAGAAGTTGGAATCTCAAATGATGAAGCAATCACAAATTCCGCAAGAAAAGCCTTGTTTTTATGTGAAAGTAAATACGCTTAATGTAAGGCAAGCTCCAAATATACAAGCACAAATCTTGCAAACCTTGTCAAAGGACACAAAAGTGTGTGAATATTTTGGCGTAGAAAATGGATTTTTGCGTCTTTCTAGCGGCTATGTTTCTGCAGAGTATTTAAGCCTTAAAAGAATGGAAAAATCAAAAGTTACAAATATTTCAATTCCTAAAAAAGAATCTAAAATCCTGCTGACAAGCACGCAAAAAATGCCCCAAAAAGATAATTTACAGCTTGCACGCCTTGCCATATCTAATCAGGATTATACAAAGGCTAAAACGCTTGCTCTAAAAATCAATCAAGAAAATCCCAAAAACATTGAAAGTTGGGAGATTTTTACTAAGGCTTTGTATTTGGAAGGAAACAAAAATGAAGCAATGTTGATTTTACAAAAAATCCTAGCGCAAAGCCCCAATAAAACACTTTTGGAATTATTAGAACAAATGCGCAAAGGAGAGAGAATTTGA
- the mshL gene encoding pilus (MSHA type) biogenesis protein MshL, whose product MKRFLVIFLCVFGGELLACKNRVFNLSVQEYAVSVQEILSEFSGVCHFSVVWNEAEVESRLNQKLSMVNIKDKDLNFILELLFSAANLHYDFSGDVLLLSVQKTKTFKINYLSTNRQGISNTAVSINNEESQSVTENVQDKVSQSGIVIKSEDGFNFWEHINTEILALLGESENNGRVIINKGAGLISVKGDKKSLQKVESYIEALHKRLQKQVLIDVQILSVRHNNVKTMGINWDSLYNLQNLMIPPFSESATLGGNGEIGSTSGISITGGSKGSSVQYGLNIFSAGLSLNRIVEFLKGYGEVQSISNPKVLTLNNQPAMISVGDILRYKKSNIYQNTNAQTTLTNTNNEYPSIFAGVLLDITPLVFEDSIMLKVNPSITKTKDMQTKIAASAFDAPPNLTTNQLSSIVKVKNNQKVILGGLIAQNTAKESNKIPLLGDIPLIKPLFSYTHDSISTEEIVFIITPRIIEEEELSLAKLGYTLIGDE is encoded by the coding sequence GTGAAGCGGTTTTTGGTAATTTTTCTCTGTGTTTTTGGTGGGGAGCTTTTGGCGTGTAAAAATCGCGTGTTTAATTTAAGTGTGCAAGAATATGCAGTGAGTGTGCAAGAGATTTTAAGCGAGTTTTCAGGCGTTTGCCATTTTAGTGTGGTGTGGAATGAAGCAGAAGTAGAATCGCGTTTAAATCAAAAGTTATCAATGGTTAATATTAAAGATAAAGATTTAAATTTTATCTTAGAATTGCTTTTTAGTGCGGCAAATTTACATTATGATTTTAGTGGAGATGTTTTGCTTCTAAGTGTGCAAAAAACAAAGACTTTTAAAATCAACTATTTAAGCACAAATCGACAAGGGATCAGTAATACAGCAGTTTCTATTAATAATGAAGAAAGCCAAAGTGTTACAGAAAATGTGCAAGATAAAGTGAGTCAATCTGGAATTGTGATTAAAAGTGAGGATGGTTTTAACTTTTGGGAACATATTAATACAGAGATTTTGGCACTGCTTGGAGAGAGTGAAAACAATGGGAGAGTGATTATTAACAAAGGGGCTGGGCTAATTAGTGTAAAGGGAGATAAAAAGTCTCTTCAAAAGGTGGAATCGTATATTGAGGCTTTACATAAAAGATTGCAAAAACAAGTACTAATTGATGTGCAAATCCTAAGTGTGCGTCATAATAATGTTAAAACAATGGGAATAAATTGGGATTCTCTCTACAATCTCCAAAATCTTATGATTCCGCCATTTAGCGAGAGTGCGACACTTGGCGGAAATGGAGAGATTGGTAGCACAAGTGGAATAAGTATTACAGGTGGCAGCAAAGGAAGTAGCGTGCAATATGGGCTAAATATCTTTTCAGCCGGGCTTAGTTTGAACCGTATTGTGGAGTTTTTGAAAGGTTATGGGGAAGTGCAATCTATCTCAAATCCCAAGGTGCTAACGCTAAACAATCAACCAGCAATGATTAGTGTAGGTGATATTTTGCGCTACAAAAAGAGTAATATTTATCAAAACACAAACGCTCAAACCACGCTTACAAATACAAATAACGAATACCCTAGCATTTTTGCAGGCGTTTTGCTAGATATTACACCTTTGGTTTTTGAAGACTCCATAATGCTTAAGGTTAATCCATCTATTACAAAAACAAAGGATATGCAGACAAAAATTGCTGCAAGTGCATTTGATGCGCCTCCAAATCTTACTACAAATCAATTAAGCTCTATTGTAAAGGTTAAAAACAATCAAAAGGTAATTTTAGGTGGGCTTATCGCGCAAAATACAGCCAAAGAAAGTAATAAAATTCCACTTCTTGGAGATATTCCACTTATTAAACCACTCTTTTCTTACACGCACGATTCCATTAGCACAGAAGAGATTGTCTTTATTATCACACCACGCATTATTGAAGAAGAAGAGTTGAGTTTAGCAAAACTTGGATATACGCTAATAGGAGATGAATAA
- the tviB gene encoding Vi polysaccharide biosynthesis UDP-N-acetylglucosamine C-6 dehydrogenase TviB, which yields MKTLAIIGLGYVGLPLAVEFGKTYKVIGFDIYQKRIDELKSGYDRTLEVDAQELKEAKHLQFTTNLDDLKEAQIYIVTVPTPIDNYNKPDLTPLKKASQSVGKVLSKGDIVIYESTVYPGCTEEDCVPILEKESGLKFNVDFFCGYSPERINPGDKQHRLPNIKKVTSGSTPSIADEVDALYSSIITAGTHKASSIKVAEAAKVIENSQRDINIAFVNELALIFDRLGIDTLDVLEAAGSKWNFLPFRPGLVGGHCISVDPYYLTHKAESLGYHSQVILAGRHINDNMGIVVANKVIKLMVKNSHQIVKGKVAILGVTFKENCPDIRNSRVVDIVKELKDFECQVDVYDPWASAEEVKHEYGLTLSDFNKFSLQDYQAVILAVAHDKFKALDFNNRGKVVVYDLKGILPKEQVSARL from the coding sequence ATGAAAACTCTTGCGATTATTGGACTTGGCTATGTTGGGCTTCCCTTAGCAGTAGAATTTGGAAAAACCTATAAAGTGATAGGATTTGATATTTATCAAAAGCGTATTGATGAGCTAAAAAGTGGATACGATCGCACTCTAGAAGTGGATGCACAGGAGTTAAAAGAAGCAAAACATTTGCAATTTACCACAAATTTAGACGACTTAAAAGAAGCACAAATTTACATTGTAACTGTGCCAACTCCCATTGATAACTACAATAAACCAGACTTAACACCACTTAAAAAGGCTTCCCAAAGTGTAGGAAAGGTGCTAAGCAAAGGAGATATTGTGATCTATGAAAGCACAGTTTATCCGGGTTGCACCGAAGAAGATTGCGTGCCAATTTTAGAAAAAGAGAGTGGGCTAAAATTTAATGTAGATTTCTTTTGTGGTTATTCTCCAGAACGCATTAACCCGGGTGATAAACAACACCGCTTGCCAAATATCAAAAAAGTAACTAGTGGTTCAACTCCGTCTATTGCTGATGAAGTAGATGCACTATATTCTAGCATTATCACCGCTGGCACACATAAGGCTTCTAGCATTAAAGTTGCCGAAGCAGCAAAGGTGATTGAAAACTCCCAGCGCGATATTAACATTGCATTTGTTAATGAACTTGCGTTAATTTTTGATAGACTTGGCATTGATACGCTTGATGTTTTAGAAGCAGCAGGGAGCAAGTGGAATTTCTTACCATTCCGTCCGGGGCTTGTTGGCGGGCATTGCATTAGCGTTGATCCTTACTATCTCACACACAAGGCAGAATCGCTAGGTTATCACTCTCAAGTGATTTTAGCAGGGCGTCATATTAACGACAATATGGGGATTGTAGTTGCAAATAAGGTGATTAAGCTGATGGTGAAAAACTCCCATCAAATTGTTAAAGGAAAAGTTGCAATTCTAGGTGTAACCTTCAAAGAAAATTGCCCAGATATCCGCAACTCGCGCGTTGTGGATATTGTTAAAGAACTTAAAGATTTTGAATGCCAAGTTGATGTGTATGACCCTTGGGCGAGCGCTGAAGAAGTCAAGCACGAGTATGGACTAACCTTGAGCGATTTTAACAAATTTAGCCTGCAAGATTATCAAGCTGTGATTTTAGCCGTAGCCCACGATAAGTTTAAAGCACTAGATTTTAACAATCGTGGAAAAGTTGTTGTGTATGATCTAAAAGGAATTTTACCAAAAGAGCAAGTTAGCGCAAGACTATAA
- a CDS encoding GspE/PulE family protein, which translates to MKLNSAQMRYFGAMILEENKECLRVALLKQESNPHKDTLRSLFKPLNVEFTEIKESKFLEHLEEIKQRETLENLLDKINQEIKFDSKGQGLNSGKSSVQELVHFILQRAVLERASDVHFELDLQNMRIRFRIDGVLIERFCLESWVFAPLSTSIKLLAHLNLTESKLSQDGRFSLNLTDDNNLQKTFDFRVSTLPLVQGESIVLRILDKHKTLMPLESLGFGGQELELIKSLSTLPFGLILITGPTGSGKSTTMYGILNILKGRNLKIITLEDPVEYRLEHINQVAMSKEVEFVSVLRNVLRQDPDVISLGEVRDKESLQLAIQAAFTGHLVFATLHTNDALDSIVRLLDMGVEAHFITQALSGILAQRLLRKLCDCKQKKGEVWTPKGCVKCNYTGYFGRIAIVEVVRASKELESFIKGGIQKAKMLEILDSITPNFTLEQKARELVKLGITDECEVYRVVKNALFS; encoded by the coding sequence TTGAAGCTAAATAGTGCGCAAATGCGCTATTTTGGCGCAATGATCTTAGAAGAAAACAAAGAATGCTTACGCGTAGCACTTCTAAAGCAAGAGAGTAATCCACACAAAGACACTTTAAGAAGCCTTTTTAAGCCATTAAATGTAGAATTTACAGAAATTAAGGAATCTAAATTTTTAGAACATTTAGAAGAGATAAAACAAAGAGAAACTTTAGAAAATTTATTAGATAAAATCAATCAAGAAATCAAATTTGATTCTAAAGGGCAAGGCTTAAATAGTGGAAAATCTAGCGTGCAAGAGTTGGTGCATTTTATCCTACAAAGGGCTGTGTTAGAGCGCGCAAGCGATGTGCATTTTGAGTTAGATTTACAAAATATGCGTATTAGATTCCGTATTGATGGAGTTTTGATAGAAAGATTTTGCTTAGAATCGTGGGTATTTGCGCCACTTAGCACTAGTATAAAACTTCTAGCACATTTAAATTTGACAGAGTCTAAACTCTCACAAGATGGACGTTTTAGCCTAAACTTAACAGATGATAACAATTTACAAAAAACTTTTGATTTTCGTGTTTCAACGCTTCCTTTGGTGCAAGGGGAATCTATAGTGCTTAGGATTTTAGATAAGCATAAAACGCTTATGCCATTAGAATCTTTAGGCTTTGGGGGGCAAGAATTAGAGCTTATTAAAAGCCTATCCACACTCCCCTTTGGATTAATTTTAATCACAGGTCCAACAGGAAGTGGAAAAAGCACAACAATGTATGGAATCTTAAATATTTTAAAAGGACGGAATCTAAAAATCATCACACTTGAAGATCCTGTGGAATACCGCTTGGAGCATATTAATCAAGTGGCAATGAGCAAAGAAGTGGAGTTTGTAAGTGTGCTACGCAATGTGTTAAGGCAAGATCCTGATGTGATAAGTTTAGGCGAAGTGCGGGATAAAGAGAGTTTGCAGCTTGCCATTCAAGCGGCTTTTACTGGGCATTTAGTCTTTGCGACATTGCATACAAATGACGCGTTAGATTCTATTGTGAGATTGTTAGATATGGGTGTGGAGGCGCATTTTATCACGCAAGCCTTAAGTGGAATCTTAGCGCAAAGATTGCTTAGAAAACTCTGTGATTGCAAGCAAAAAAAGGGGGAAGTTTGGACTCCAAAAGGTTGTGTGAAATGCAATTACACAGGCTATTTTGGGAGGATTGCTATTGTTGAGGTAGTGCGTGCTTCTAAGGAATTAGAAAGTTTTATAAAAGGTGGAATCCAAAAAGCAAAAATGCTAGAAATACTAGATTCCATTACGCCAAATTTTACTCTAGAACAAAAAGCTAGAGAGTTAGTGAAACTAGGAATTACCGATGAATGTGAAGTGTATCGTGTGGTGAAAAATGCGCTTTTTAGTTAA
- a CDS encoding complement resistance protein TraT yields the protein MRKLIFGFLSVLVFSGCVTTTLQTKATMSQSVFIEPVNAIQKVIFVSVKNTSGEQINLQQSIEAKLSQKGYKITQNPDEATFILQANILYCDIKQENNAKDAAILGGAAGAGVGVYNHSSATGGVVGGLAGAAVGGLLGKLTEDKIFQMQVDINIRQKKQEVLANSAQRVGQSSVSNQQRAGFLNSFGGNVRDTQGGGRLYDNIDNYNQQVYERNYIEHQTTLFAEATKLNLTLEEAIPVLEDKISNQISGIF from the coding sequence ATGAGAAAGTTAATTTTTGGATTCCTTAGTGTTTTAGTATTTAGTGGTTGCGTAACGACAACTTTACAGACAAAAGCAACAATGTCGCAAAGTGTCTTTATAGAACCTGTAAATGCAATACAAAAAGTTATTTTTGTATCTGTTAAAAATACAAGTGGGGAACAGATTAATTTGCAGCAGAGCATAGAAGCTAAACTTTCACAAAAGGGCTACAAAATCACGCAGAACCCTGATGAAGCAACCTTTATTTTGCAAGCAAATATTTTGTATTGCGATATTAAACAAGAAAACAATGCAAAGGATGCTGCGATTTTAGGAGGGGCTGCTGGAGCTGGAGTAGGTGTATATAATCATTCTAGTGCAACAGGTGGCGTTGTGGGTGGATTAGCTGGGGCTGCTGTTGGGGGATTGCTTGGAAAATTGACAGAAGATAAGATTTTTCAAATGCAAGTAGATATTAACATACGCCAAAAGAAACAAGAAGTCTTAGCAAACAGTGCGCAACGCGTAGGGCAATCTAGTGTTTCTAATCAACAAAGGGCAGGGTTTCTCAATAGTTTTGGCGGAAATGTGCGTGATACACAAGGTGGAGGAAGATTATACGATAACATAGACAATTATAATCAGCAAGTTTATGAACGCAATTATATAGAGCATCAAACAACACTTTTTGCCGAAGCAACAAAGCTAAATCTAACGCTTGAAGAAGCAATTCCGGTTTTAGAAGATAAAATTTCTAATCAAATCTCTGGAATTTTCTAG
- a CDS encoding heavy metal translocating P-type ATPase, which produces MECCCSGSCGVKPVNKNTEKVLFGVGIFGFLVAFASEFELLELAEFLQIFLYLASYFLLGYGILKKAFFGLLRREYFNENSLMAIASLGAFYIGEGAEAVAILLFYRVGEFLEDLIVEKSKKQIRSLADLKVESARVLQDGKQVQIAPESIKKGDVLIVFAGERILADGVVIKGDGSVDNSALNGECVPQSVGIGDRVLSGGINLGGVLEIQATQSYADSTFSKVLKLIEEGNVQKSKSEEFITKFARYYTPIVTLLAFLVALLPPLYFWALGGSFTQELQTWLYRGIIFLVVSCPCALVISIPLTLFAALGRASKEGILIKGSSYLEALNNAGAIVFDKTGTLTKGALTLKEVQIIGDCTQDYALNLAVALESHSNHPIAKAILQASTQETAPIVLDSIKESAGGGILASYQGQSLALGNARFITEMTGMQIVESKNAKCEIFLSLGEKVLASFVFEDVLKDEAKETVVELEGLKKFILSGDRAEVTQVVAQEVGIANYFAPLLPADKVAHLKEILASNKEFGKKVIFVGDGINDAPSLALSDIGIAMGNGSDVALDGADIVIMHNDLKKIPFILRLAKKTRLILWQNIIFALGVKVVIMVLGVFGIANLWIALFGDVGVALLALFNAMRAIR; this is translated from the coding sequence ATGGAATGCTGTTGTAGTGGCTCTTGTGGAGTGAAGCCTGTTAATAAAAATACTGAAAAAGTCTTGTTTGGTGTGGGGATTTTTGGATTTCTTGTAGCATTTGCTAGTGAGTTTGAACTTTTAGAATTAGCGGAGTTTTTGCAGATTTTTCTTTATTTAGCAAGCTATTTTCTCTTAGGATATGGAATCTTAAAAAAGGCATTTTTTGGGCTTTTAAGGCGTGAATATTTTAACGAAAATAGCCTAATGGCAATTGCAAGTTTGGGAGCATTTTACATTGGTGAAGGTGCTGAAGCGGTGGCGATTTTGCTGTTTTACCGTGTGGGGGAATTTTTAGAAGATTTAATTGTAGAAAAATCCAAAAAGCAAATCCGCTCTCTTGCAGACTTAAAGGTAGAGAGTGCAAGGGTTTTACAAGATGGCAAACAAGTGCAAATCGCCCCAGAGAGTATTAAAAAAGGTGATGTTTTAATTGTTTTTGCAGGGGAAAGAATTTTAGCCGATGGTGTGGTAATAAAGGGTGATGGAAGTGTAGATAACTCCGCATTAAATGGAGAATGTGTTCCACAAAGTGTAGGCATTGGTGATAGGGTGTTATCAGGCGGAATTAATCTTGGTGGGGTCTTAGAGATTCAAGCAACACAGAGTTATGCAGATTCCACATTTAGCAAGGTTTTAAAACTTATTGAAGAAGGCAATGTGCAAAAAAGCAAGAGCGAAGAGTTTATCACAAAATTTGCGCGTTATTACACGCCTATTGTTACGCTACTAGCATTTTTAGTTGCCTTACTTCCGCCACTTTATTTTTGGGCTTTGGGTGGGAGCTTCACGCAAGAATTACAAACTTGGCTGTATCGTGGAATCATCTTTTTGGTGGTTTCTTGTCCTTGTGCGCTTGTGATTTCTATCCCTTTAACTCTATTTGCGGCACTTGGTAGAGCATCAAAAGAAGGGATTTTAATTAAAGGTTCAAGCTATTTAGAAGCGTTAAATAATGCAGGGGCGATTGTGTTTGACAAAACAGGCACACTTACAAAAGGCGCATTAACGCTTAAGGAAGTCCAAATAATAGGGGATTGCACGCAAGATTATGCTCTAAATCTAGCAGTCGCACTAGAGTCGCACTCTAATCACCCTATTGCAAAGGCGATTTTACAAGCTAGCACACAAGAGACTGCGCCTATTGTGCTAGACTCTATTAAAGAAAGTGCAGGAGGTGGGATTTTAGCAAGCTATCAAGGGCAAAGCTTAGCATTAGGTAATGCGCGGTTTATCACAGAGATGACGGGAATGCAAATTGTGGAATCCAAAAATGCAAAGTGTGAGATTTTTTTAAGTTTAGGAGAAAAAGTTCTTGCTTCTTTTGTGTTTGAAGATGTATTAAAAGATGAAGCTAAAGAGACGGTTGTAGAGTTAGAAGGGCTTAAGAAATTTATTTTAAGTGGTGATAGAGCAGAAGTTACACAGGTAGTGGCACAAGAAGTTGGAATCGCAAATTACTTTGCGCCCTTGTTGCCAGCGGATAAGGTCGCGCATTTAAAAGAAATTCTAGCAAGCAATAAGGAGTTTGGCAAAAAAGTAATTTTTGTCGGTGATGGGATTAATGATGCGCCATCTTTAGCATTAAGCGATATTGGAATTGCTATGGGAAATGGAAGTGATGTAGCATTAGATGGGGCAGATATTGTGATAATGCATAATGACTTAAAAAAGATTCCATTTATTTTACGGCTTGCAAAAAAAACTCGCTTAATTTTATGGCAGAATATCATCTTTGCTTTAGGTGTTAAGGTAGTGATTATGGTGCTTGGTGTGTTTGGAATCGCAAATTTATGGATCGCGCTTTTTGGTGATGTAGGTGTGGCGCTTTTAGCTCTGTTTAATGCAATGCGTGCAATCCGCTAA
- a CDS encoding ArsR/SmtB family transcription factor: MPELDLTRKEDLSKIANSLPKEELLYDLAEFFKIFGDSSRIRILSILREDKLCVNEISYLLQLSASAVSHQLRILRQARLVRYQKIGKEVFYSLDDDHIEKILDQGLEHIKEM; this comes from the coding sequence ATGCCAGAGCTTGACCTAACAAGAAAAGAAGATTTAAGTAAAATTGCAAATAGCCTTCCTAAAGAGGAATTACTCTATGATTTAGCGGAGTTTTTTAAGATTTTTGGGGATTCCTCACGCATTAGGATCTTATCAATTTTACGCGAAGATAAACTTTGTGTGAATGAGATTTCCTATCTTTTGCAACTCTCTGCTAGTGCTGTTTCCCATCAGCTTAGAATCCTTAGACAAGCACGCCTTGTGCGTTATCAAAAAATCGGTAAAGAAGTGTTTTATAGCCTTGATGATGATCATATTGAAAAAATCCTAGATCAAGGGCTAGAGCATATAAAAGAGATGTAA
- a CDS encoding DUF2798 domain-containing protein encodes MFPRKYHRFVFAFLMSVFMSFIMSGVITFLNLGFHEDFFTQWLLVAFPKSWVVAFGVAIFVVPYVAKLTEALMRK; translated from the coding sequence ATGTTTCCTAGAAAATATCATCGTTTTGTCTTTGCTTTTTTGATGTCTGTGTTTATGAGCTTTATAATGTCAGGGGTTATTACATTTCTAAACTTAGGATTCCACGAGGATTTTTTTACACAATGGCTTTTGGTGGCTTTTCCTAAGTCTTGGGTAGTGGCGTTTGGTGTGGCAATTTTTGTTGTGCCTTATGTTGCAAAACTTACAGAAGCACTAATGCGAAAGTAG
- a CDS encoding type II secretion system protein, which translates to MKAFALLEFLVFMAILSVIIVGILGNFRQNFSKNSQNTQDFSYEFVTFCNKVTPNCILDSNIPTLTPLFEVNATKAH; encoded by the coding sequence ATGAAAGCATTTGCACTCTTAGAATTTTTGGTTTTTATGGCAATTTTAAGTGTAATCATTGTTGGAATCTTGGGAAATTTTAGACAAAATTTTAGTAAAAACTCACAAAACACACAGGATTTTTCTTATGAATTTGTAACTTTTTGTAACAAAGTAACTCCAAATTGCATTTTGGATTCCAACATTCCAACACTTACTCCCCTTTTTGAAGTCAATGCCACAAAGGCACACTAA
- a CDS encoding type II secretion system F family protein produces the protein MRFLVKYKSQGKIYTKVFKAHSQAELERNLKGIIVLEITPKSNLLELQRKIGAKDLLSAFYEFKLGLKARLPLQTLLENLQNHCKNKTLKIRFQKALLALNSGKNLAQSFKEAGFSDFICAMLLIGQKANLLLEVVELVILRLKNDQKNQKILTKVMLYPSVVFCVMVCVFLGVTLFVLPQFEVLFSGVDAELPFVSRSLLFMRGLVLDFGLLTSGVFVLLSVIFFWAYKNMESLRWRVDFLLLKIPFLGWVLKDFERVQFLLSFFWLYRSKVPLQEVLEISIKALHNAYLKHKASGIFSKVSQGVEIKDALGVMFDGFGVQLLSATHNEAGFLESLEVLLELYQEELQTHSEALLGAIEPVMILVLGVLVLWLALGIFLPLWELPLQMQSL, from the coding sequence ATGCGCTTTTTAGTTAAATATAAATCTCAAGGCAAGATTTATACAAAGGTTTTTAAAGCGCACTCGCAAGCGGAGCTAGAGCGGAATTTAAAAGGTATTATAGTATTAGAAATTACTCCAAAATCAAATCTTTTAGAGCTTCAAAGAAAGATTGGAGCAAAAGATTTATTGAGCGCATTTTATGAGTTTAAATTAGGCTTAAAAGCGCGTTTGCCCTTGCAAACTTTGCTAGAAAATCTCCAAAATCATTGCAAAAACAAAACACTTAAAATCCGATTCCAAAAAGCACTTTTGGCATTAAATTCTGGGAAAAATCTTGCACAAAGCTTTAAAGAAGCAGGATTTTCAGATTTTATTTGTGCGATGCTTTTAATTGGGCAAAAGGCAAATCTGCTCTTAGAAGTTGTAGAGCTTGTGATTTTACGCCTTAAAAATGATCAGAAAAATCAAAAAATCTTAACAAAGGTTATGTTATATCCTAGTGTGGTTTTTTGTGTGATGGTTTGCGTATTTTTAGGCGTTACACTATTTGTGCTTCCGCAATTTGAAGTGCTATTTAGTGGAGTGGATGCAGAGCTTCCTTTTGTGAGTCGGAGCTTGCTTTTTATGCGTGGATTGGTGCTTGACTTTGGTCTTTTGACTTCGGGCGTTTTTGTTCTATTGAGCGTGATATTTTTTTGGGCTTATAAAAATATGGAATCCTTAAGGTGGCGCGTGGATTTTTTACTTTTAAAGATTCCATTTTTAGGGTGGGTTTTAAAGGATTTTGAAAGAGTGCAATTTCTTTTAAGCTTCTTTTGGCTGTATCGCTCTAAAGTCCCATTGCAAGAAGTTTTAGAGATTTCTATTAAAGCATTGCACAATGCATATTTAAAGCATAAAGCAAGCGGAATCTTTAGTAAAGTTTCACAAGGAGTGGAAATAAAAGATGCGCTTGGCGTGATGTTTGATGGATTTGGTGTGCAACTTTTAAGTGCAACTCACAATGAAGCAGGATTTTTAGAAAGTCTTGAAGTGTTGCTGGAGTTGTATCAAGAAGAATTGCAAACGCATTCAGAAGCACTTTTAGGAGCGATTGAGCCTGTGATGATTCTTGTGCTTGGAGTGCTTGTTTTATGGCTTGCGCTTGGAATCTTTTTGCCGCTTTGGGAGCTTCCTTTGCAAATGCAAAGCCTATAA